From Meles meles chromosome 5, mMelMel3.1 paternal haplotype, whole genome shotgun sequence, one genomic window encodes:
- the LOC123942643 gene encoding DLA class I histocompatibility antigen, A9/A9 alpha chain-like, with protein MEIVMPRTLLLLLSGALAVTETWAGSHSLRYFSTAVSRPGRGEPRFIAVGYVDDTQFVRFDSDSASRRMEPRAPWVEQEGPEYWDRQTQICKDAAQTYRGNLQTALRYYNQSAAGSHTIQNVYGCDVGRDGRLLRGYSQDSYDGADYIALNEDLRSWTAADTAAQITQRKWEDAGAAERWRNYLEVTCVEWLGRYLENGKESLLRAETPNTHVTRHPISDRDVTLRCWALDFYPAEITLTWKRDEEDLTQDTELVETRPAGDGTFQKWAAVVVPSGQEQRYTCYVQHEGLSEPITRRWEPPHTIPITWIIAGLVLLVVIAVIGAVIWWKKRSGEKGPGYSHAARDDSAQGSDVSLTAAKV; from the exons ATGGAGATTGTGATGCCCCGaaccctcctcctgctgctgtcCGGGGCGCTGGCCGTGACCGAGACCTGGGCGG GCTCCCACTCCCTGAGGTATTTCTCCACCGCGGTGTCCCGGCCCGGCCGCGGGGAGCCCCGCTTCATCGCCGTCGGCTACGTGGACGACACGCAGTTCGTGCGGTTCGACAGCGACTCTGCCAGTCGGAGGATGGAGCCGCGGGCGCCGTGGGTGGAGCAGGAGGGGCCGGAGTATTGGGACCGGCAGACGCAGATCTGCAAGGACGCCGCACAGACTTACCGAGGGAACCTGCAGACCGCACTCCGCTACTACAACCAGAGCGCGGCCG GGTCTCACACCATCCAGAACGTGTACGGCTGTGATGTGGGGCGCGACGGGCGTCTCCTCCGCGGATACAGTCAGGACTCCTACGACGGCGCGGATTACATCGCCCTGAACGAGGACCTGCGCTCCTGGACCGCGGCGGACACGGCGGCGCAGATCACCCAGCGCAAGTGGGAGGACGCGGGTGCGGCAGAGCGCTGGAGGAACTACCTGGAGGTCACGTGCGTGGAGTGGCTCGGCAGGTACCTGGAGAACGGGAAGGAGTCGCTGCTGCGCGCAG AAACCCCCAATACACACGTGACCCGCCACCCCATCTCTGACCGTGATGTCACCCTGAGGTGCTGGGCCCTGGACTTCTACCCTGCGGAGATCACCCTGACCTGGAAGCGAGATGAAGAGGACCTGACCCAGGACACAGAGCTCGTGGAGACCAGGCCTGCAGGAGATGGAACCTTCCAGAAGTGGGCGGCTGTGGTGGTGCCTTCTGGACAGGAGCAGAGATACACATGCTATGTGCAGCATGAGGGGCTGTCTGAACCCATCACCCGGAGATGGG aGCCACCTCACACCATCCCCATCACATGGATCATTGCTGGTCTGGTTCTCCTGGTGGTCATTGCAGTGATTGGAGCTGTGATCTGGTGGAAGAAGCGCTCAG GAGAAAAAGGACCAGGCTACTCTCATGCTGCAC GCGATGACAGTGCCCAGGGCTCTGATGTGTCTCTCACGGCTGCTAAAG tgtga